The Methanocaldococcus jannaschii DSM 2661 genome has a segment encoding these proteins:
- a CDS encoding NAD-dependent epimerase, which yields MKYKNILVTGSAGFIGFHLSKYLMDNYEDLKVIGIDNLNNYYNPVLKEKRNEILKNYENYTFIKLDFSDWDDLVENLKDKEIDLIVHLGAQAGVRYSLQNPWAYIKSNEMGTLNIFEFARRFDIEKVVYASSSSVYGGNRKIPFSEDDRVDKPISLYASTKRSNELMAHVYHHLYGIKMIGLRFFTVYGEYGRPDMAYFKFAKNILLGKEIEVYNYGNMERDFTYISDVVDGILRAIKKDFDYEIFNLGNSKPVKLMYFIELIEKYLNKKAKKKFLPMQDGDVLRTYADLSKSEKLLGYKPKVTIEEGLKRFCNWFLENKDWLLRL from the coding sequence ATGAAATATAAAAATATCTTAGTTACTGGAAGTGCCGGTTTTATTGGTTTCCATCTAAGTAAATATTTAATGGATAACTATGAAGATCTAAAGGTTATTGGAATAGATAATTTAAATAACTACTATAACCCAGTTTTAAAAGAAAAAAGGAATGAAATTTTAAAAAATTATGAAAATTATACGTTTATAAAATTGGATTTTTCAGATTGGGATGATTTAGTTGAAAATTTAAAAGATAAAGAGATTGATTTGATTGTGCATTTAGGAGCACAGGCAGGAGTTAGATATTCTCTACAAAACCCATGGGCTTATATAAAATCCAATGAAATGGGAACATTAAACATCTTCGAATTTGCAAGAAGATTTGATATTGAGAAGGTTGTTTATGCTTCCTCTTCTTCTGTCTATGGAGGGAATAGGAAGATTCCTTTTAGTGAAGATGATAGAGTGGATAAACCAATCTCTCTATATGCCTCAACAAAGAGAAGTAATGAGTTAATGGCTCATGTATATCATCATCTATATGGTATTAAAATGATTGGTTTAAGGTTTTTTACTGTTTATGGAGAGTATGGAAGACCAGATATGGCTTACTTCAAGTTTGCAAAAAACATTTTATTGGGTAAGGAGATTGAGGTCTATAACTATGGAAATATGGAGAGGGACTTTACTTATATTTCTGATGTTGTGGATGGAATATTGAGAGCTATTAAAAAGGACTTTGATTATGAGATTTTTAATTTGGGTAATTCTAAACCAGTTAAGTTGATGTATTTTATTGAGTTAATTGAAAAATATCTCAACAAAAAAGCAAAAAAGAAATTTTTGCCAATGCAGGATGGAGATGTTTTAAGAACCTATGCTGATTTGAGTAAGAGCGAAAAGCTGTTGGGGTATAAACCAAAAGTTACTATTGAGGAGGGTTTAAAGAGATTTTGTAACTGGTTTTTGGAAAATAAAGATTGGCTTTTAAGATTATAA